From Gimesia panareensis, the proteins below share one genomic window:
- a CDS encoding sugar ABC transporter ATP-binding protein, protein MGTTLRFSAEGLSKDYVVRVLDGVSFELRAGEIHALVGANGAGKSTLCKIISGLVPQTEGQMQLNGVPYSPADKRSAESLGVQIVQQELNLIPTLSVAENLLLGRYPQRWGVIDRRELQRQARAALDRFGLTDIATDQSAGSLGVGQQQMLEIAAALDRKCELLILDEPTAALSAGETERLFARLDELRAQGVGIIYISHRLDEIARIADRLTVLRDGKYVSTHAVSEFQPIERVVDLMTGETQAVQYALQEHRNHTTANTLLRVNGMTGGPVEDVSFSVQAGERYGIAGLVGAGRTELVRLIFGADRATRGDVFLRGESVPRRFGHPHEAVATKMAMVTEDRKQNGLLLSQSIRVNTTLNSLDRLSGALGAINRRREASVVQAEWERLRIHARDMEQSVGTLSGGNQQKVAIAKWLLKDADVFLFDEPTRGIDVAARRNIHQLFDQLAQQGKALVIVSSDLEELFETCDRIGVMSAGRLVSEYTRADWSYEAVMQDCFSGYSTQEKTTASGANL, encoded by the coding sequence ATGGGCACGACGCTGCGGTTTTCTGCAGAAGGGCTCTCTAAAGACTACGTGGTGCGTGTGCTCGACGGTGTGTCGTTTGAGCTGCGCGCGGGCGAGATTCACGCGCTAGTAGGCGCCAACGGAGCCGGGAAGAGTACGCTGTGCAAAATCATTTCCGGCCTGGTCCCGCAGACGGAAGGTCAGATGCAGTTGAACGGAGTCCCCTACTCTCCTGCAGACAAGCGGTCGGCGGAGTCCCTGGGCGTGCAGATTGTGCAGCAGGAACTGAACCTGATTCCGACGCTCTCCGTGGCCGAGAATCTGCTGCTGGGACGCTATCCGCAGCGGTGGGGCGTGATCGATCGCCGGGAGCTGCAGCGTCAGGCCCGTGCGGCGCTGGACCGGTTCGGGCTTACGGATATTGCTACGGATCAGAGCGCCGGGAGCCTGGGAGTGGGCCAGCAGCAGATGCTGGAGATCGCGGCAGCGTTGGATCGGAAGTGTGAACTACTGATTCTGGATGAGCCGACGGCGGCGCTGAGTGCGGGTGAAACGGAGCGCCTGTTTGCGCGGCTGGATGAGTTGCGTGCGCAGGGCGTGGGCATTATTTATATCAGTCATCGTCTCGATGAGATTGCCCGGATTGCGGACCGGTTGACAGTACTGCGGGACGGGAAGTATGTCAGCACGCATGCGGTGAGTGAATTTCAGCCGATCGAGCGGGTGGTGGACCTGATGACGGGAGAAACGCAGGCGGTGCAGTACGCGCTGCAGGAGCATCGGAATCACACGACAGCGAACACGTTGCTGCGTGTGAATGGCATGACCGGCGGACCTGTGGAAGACGTCAGCTTTTCGGTGCAGGCGGGGGAACGGTATGGGATCGCGGGGCTGGTGGGAGCGGGACGGACGGAACTGGTGCGGCTGATCTTCGGAGCCGATCGCGCGACGCGGGGCGACGTATTTCTGCGGGGCGAGAGTGTGCCCCGTCGATTCGGACATCCACACGAAGCGGTGGCGACGAAAATGGCGATGGTGACCGAGGACCGCAAGCAGAATGGTTTGCTGCTCTCGCAGTCGATCCGGGTGAATACGACGTTGAACAGCCTGGATCGTCTGTCGGGGGCTCTGGGAGCGATTAACCGACGCCGGGAAGCGTCTGTGGTGCAGGCGGAGTGGGAGCGGCTGCGGATTCATGCCCGGGATATGGAACAGAGTGTGGGAACGTTGAGCGGGGGAAATCAGCAGAAAGTGGCGATCGCGAAGTGGCTGCTCAAAGATGCGGATGTGTTTCTGTTCGATGAGCCGACGCGGGGCATCGATGTGGCGGCGCGGCGGAACATTCACCAGCTGTTCGATCAGCTGGCTCAGCAAGGGAAAGCCCTGGTGATTGTGAGCAGCGATCTGGAAGAGCTGTTCGAGACCTGCGACCGGATCGGTGTGATGTCGGCGGGGCGGCTGGTGAGTGAATATACCCGCGCAGACTGGTCTTACGAAGCCGTCATGCAGGACTGCTTTTCAGGATATTCAACACAAGAGAAAACGACTGCTTCAGGAGCGAATTTATGA
- the tnpC gene encoding IS66 family transposase encodes MADESLPHDIQDCHRLIAMLQRQVDDGQQTINQQATQLSLKDKLVEEQAHSVLQLKDNQDQLNEKVTELNLTIEKLLKQLYGRKSERRIDGAGQLLLDLGEEVTPEVVSALEEAIRQAEQIAQDAAESNRKCQPRRPRPDDRKFPAHLPRYEKLVDLPKEQREGLKLIGYDEVETLELIRSELRVRVTRYAKYAHPADKTQGILSPERPTGLVEGHRFDPSIGVEVVAAKYFYHLPFYRQQDLFAGSGWTPSRSTLQNIEAGVEFALRPLAAHLRSYLKQDQTIGCDDTGVLLITPAAMPDLSRHPRGQRIGEVLETAIAAGKPSINAKMWGYYASRLPVVAFDFTVSRHRDGPDEVLRDFAGNLIGDCWSGFQKIEVRSGSRITFAACWAHARRKIDECRSAFPLQVAQLESWIRMLYDVEDQIQRLNASQRLARRRRLSRHVLGLIEEYLSGEEMSPGRVLPKSNLGQAAAYIRRHWKALSRFIDDASIPIDNNDCEQLMKRVATGRKNWMFKGSVFAGDRAANLMTIVGTAIRNDLDVAAYLHDVLQRALDGETDWARLAPHAWRVDHPESIRTYRQDERRQSADRKRKRRARRRLSK; translated from the coding sequence ATGGCTGATGAATCACTTCCCCACGACATCCAAGACTGCCATCGCTTGATTGCGATGTTGCAAAGGCAAGTCGATGACGGGCAACAAACGATCAATCAACAAGCGACCCAGCTTTCACTCAAGGACAAGCTGGTCGAAGAACAGGCCCACTCGGTCTTGCAGCTCAAGGACAATCAGGACCAGCTCAATGAGAAAGTCACCGAGCTGAACCTGACGATCGAGAAACTTCTTAAACAACTCTACGGCCGTAAGAGCGAACGGCGAATCGACGGTGCCGGTCAGTTGCTGCTGGACCTGGGCGAGGAAGTCACGCCCGAAGTGGTCAGCGCGCTCGAAGAAGCGATCCGGCAAGCTGAACAAATTGCCCAGGACGCCGCTGAATCGAACCGAAAGTGCCAACCCAGGCGACCGCGACCCGACGACCGTAAATTCCCCGCCCACCTGCCGCGTTATGAGAAACTCGTTGACCTTCCCAAGGAACAACGCGAGGGATTGAAACTGATCGGCTACGATGAAGTCGAAACGCTTGAGTTGATCCGCAGTGAACTACGCGTGCGGGTGACCAGATATGCCAAGTACGCGCACCCAGCGGACAAAACCCAAGGCATCCTCAGTCCTGAGCGGCCGACCGGACTGGTCGAGGGCCATCGTTTCGATCCATCGATCGGTGTAGAAGTCGTGGCGGCGAAATACTTCTATCATCTCCCGTTTTACCGCCAGCAAGACCTGTTCGCCGGCAGTGGCTGGACCCCCAGTCGCAGCACGCTGCAAAACATCGAAGCGGGTGTTGAGTTTGCACTTCGTCCGCTGGCGGCGCACCTGCGCAGCTATCTGAAACAGGATCAAACGATCGGTTGCGACGACACCGGCGTGTTGTTGATTACTCCCGCCGCGATGCCGGATCTGTCCCGGCATCCCCGCGGGCAGCGGATCGGCGAGGTGCTGGAAACCGCGATCGCCGCCGGCAAGCCCAGCATCAACGCAAAGATGTGGGGCTATTACGCCTCGCGTCTTCCGGTGGTGGCGTTTGACTTCACGGTCAGTCGTCACCGGGACGGACCGGATGAAGTGCTCAGAGATTTCGCGGGCAACCTGATCGGAGATTGCTGGTCGGGTTTTCAGAAGATCGAGGTTCGAAGTGGCTCACGGATTACGTTCGCCGCGTGTTGGGCGCATGCGCGTCGTAAGATTGACGAGTGCCGCAGCGCGTTCCCGCTCCAGGTCGCTCAGCTCGAATCGTGGATTCGGATGCTCTACGACGTCGAGGACCAGATCCAGAGGCTCAATGCGTCCCAGCGGCTGGCCCGTCGCCGCCGCCTGTCGCGTCATGTACTGGGTCTGATCGAAGAGTACTTGTCCGGCGAAGAGATGTCGCCGGGTCGTGTTTTACCCAAGAGCAATCTTGGTCAAGCCGCTGCGTACATTCGTCGTCACTGGAAGGCCTTGTCGCGATTTATTGATGACGCCTCGATCCCGATTGACAACAACGATTGCGAACAACTGATGAAACGTGTGGCCACGGGTCGCAAGAATTGGATGTTCAAAGGATCGGTGTTCGCTGGTGATCGAGCGGCGAACCTGATGACGATCGTGGGTACGGCGATTCGTAACGACCTGGACGTAGCTGCTTACCTGCACGACGTGTTGCAGCGTGCCCTTGACGGCGAGACGGACTGGGCCAGGCTGGCACCGCACGCCTGGAGAGTGGACCACCCTGAATCGATTCGAACGTACCGCCAGGACGAGCGTCGCCAATCCGCTGACCGCAAACGCAAGCGTCGAGCCCGACGCCGCCTCAGCAAATAA
- the tnpB gene encoding IS66 family insertion sequence element accessory protein TnpB (TnpB, as the term is used for proteins encoded by IS66 family insertion elements, is considered an accessory protein, since TnpC, encoded by a neighboring gene, is a DDE family transposase.), with protein sequence MMGLPSGTPIYLCTEPVDFRNGFDGLTGIVTATLGQNVLNGSLFLFVNRRRDRIKALWWETGGLTLWYRRLEQGTVELPTPEDDKTHVTIDSVELAMWIAGVSLKSSRHRRKRMTAV encoded by the coding sequence ATGATGGGCTTGCCCAGCGGCACGCCCATCTACCTGTGCACCGAGCCGGTCGATTTTCGTAACGGCTTCGACGGTTTAACCGGCATTGTCACCGCGACGCTGGGTCAGAACGTCCTCAACGGTTCTCTATTCCTGTTTGTGAACCGCCGACGCGATCGTATCAAAGCCCTGTGGTGGGAGACCGGCGGACTGACGTTATGGTACCGGCGGCTTGAGCAAGGTACCGTTGAGCTGCCAACGCCCGAAGACGACAAAACCCACGTGACCATCGATTCGGTCGAACTGGCCATGTGGATCGCCGGCGTTTCGCTGAAGTCGTCCAGGCACAGAAGAAAGCGAATGACTGCGGTCTGA
- a CDS encoding VOC family protein, giving the protein MNLKFNLLVLRCRDIEVSRGFYEQLGLVFEREQHGSGPVHYAAVFAGMVFELYPLKEGEPADRSRLGFAVNLETDLRESLEDAGLAILSQYEADQEPVFVVEDPDGRKVEVRQR; this is encoded by the coding sequence ATGAATCTGAAATTCAATTTACTGGTGTTGCGTTGTCGTGATATTGAAGTGAGCCGGGGGTTTTATGAGCAACTGGGACTTGTGTTTGAGCGGGAGCAGCATGGTTCCGGTCCTGTGCATTACGCGGCTGTGTTTGCGGGGATGGTGTTCGAACTCTATCCGCTGAAAGAGGGAGAGCCGGCGGACCGGTCTCGGCTGGGATTTGCGGTTAACCTGGAGACTGATCTGCGAGAGAGCCTGGAAGACGCCGGGCTTGCGATCCTTTCACAGTATGAAGCCGATCAGGAGCCGGTGTTTGTGGTGGAGGATCCGGACGGGCGGAAGGTTGAAGTGCGGCAGAGGTGA
- a CDS encoding glycoside hydrolase family protein — protein MPRIARLVLLVCFTLSLLTTAASFAAEPIPIGSRLELLVDDTLIDSRSDNARFELHHPTPREVVFTYDKPWEGSGCGYQSIFKDGDKYRMYYKAWHLNVQEKKFGPANSNFTCYAESDDGIHWTRPDLGLFSFPPGSGDKHNNIVIGKARRDWMKSAKPDPVHPAVFKDENPACPPDAKYKAILRSRGTHGLLALKSPDGIHWSLMAEEPVITKGAFDSENLAFWDPATKQYRAYWRYFTKGTTNEKNWKPSGLRDIRTATSDDFIHWSEPQDLKYGNAPPEQLYTNQIKPYYRAPHILVGFPTRYVERGWSKSMEQLPEFKHRKMRSSISNRYGMAITEGLFMTSRDGVNFKRWPEAFLRPGIERKDTWNYGHQYIAWQLVETKSDIAGAPDELSLYATEGYWTGEGSKLRRYTMRIDGFVSINAPLKGGEITTKPITFTGKELKLNFSTSAAGGITVELQTPEGQPIEGFTEADCIELFGDTISRSVNWKKGSDVSSLVGKPVRLKIKLKDADLYSFKFEN, from the coding sequence ATGCCACGCATTGCCCGCCTCGTCTTACTCGTCTGTTTCACCCTGAGCCTGCTCACCACAGCCGCCAGTTTCGCAGCAGAACCCATCCCCATCGGCTCCCGGCTCGAACTGCTCGTTGACGACACCCTGATCGACTCCCGCAGCGACAACGCCCGCTTCGAACTGCATCATCCCACACCCCGCGAAGTCGTCTTCACTTACGACAAACCGTGGGAGGGGAGTGGCTGCGGCTATCAGAGCATCTTCAAGGATGGCGACAAATACCGCATGTACTACAAAGCCTGGCACCTCAACGTCCAGGAGAAGAAATTCGGCCCCGCCAACAGCAACTTCACCTGTTACGCCGAGAGCGACGACGGCATTCACTGGACACGCCCCGACCTGGGCCTCTTTTCCTTCCCGCCCGGCAGCGGTGACAAGCACAACAACATCGTCATCGGTAAAGCCCGCCGCGACTGGATGAAGTCCGCCAAACCCGATCCCGTGCACCCCGCCGTCTTCAAAGACGAAAACCCCGCCTGTCCCCCCGATGCGAAATACAAAGCCATCCTCCGTTCCCGCGGCACACACGGTCTACTGGCCCTCAAATCGCCCGACGGCATTCACTGGTCGCTGATGGCGGAAGAACCGGTCATCACCAAGGGGGCCTTCGATTCCGAAAACCTCGCCTTCTGGGACCCGGCCACGAAACAATACCGGGCCTACTGGCGTTACTTCACCAAGGGCACCACCAATGAAAAGAACTGGAAACCCTCCGGCCTCCGCGACATCCGCACCGCCACATCAGACGACTTCATCCACTGGAGCGAACCCCAGGACCTGAAATACGGCAACGCGCCCCCCGAGCAGCTTTACACAAACCAGATCAAACCCTACTACCGCGCACCGCACATTCTCGTCGGCTTTCCCACCCGCTACGTGGAACGGGGCTGGTCGAAATCCATGGAACAGCTGCCCGAGTTCAAACACCGCAAGATGCGATCCTCCATCTCCAACCGTTACGGCATGGCGATCACCGAAGGCCTGTTCATGACCAGCCGTGACGGCGTCAATTTCAAACGCTGGCCCGAAGCCTTCCTGCGTCCCGGCATCGAACGCAAAGACACCTGGAACTACGGGCATCAGTACATCGCCTGGCAGCTGGTCGAAACCAAATCCGACATTGCAGGCGCCCCCGATGAACTCTCCCTCTACGCCACCGAAGGCTACTGGACCGGCGAAGGCAGCAAGCTCCGTCGCTACACCATGCGGATCGACGGCTTCGTCTCGATCAACGCCCCACTCAAAGGGGGAGAGATCACCACGAAACCGATCACCTTCACAGGCAAAGAGCTCAAGCTCAACTTCTCCACCTCCGCCGCCGGCGGCATCACAGTCGAACTGCAGACTCCCGAAGGCCAACCAATCGAGGGTTTCACAGAAGCCGACTGCATCGAACTCTTCGGCGACACCATCTCCCGCTCCGTCAACTGGAAGAAGGGTTCAGACGTCAGCAGCCTCGTCGGCAAACCAGTAAGATTAAAGATCAAACTCAAAGATGCCGATCTCTATTCGTTCAAGTTTGAGAATTAA
- a CDS encoding ester cyclase, which yields MYEFDVERLTPEQWAMVVLWEAHLAAEFETKDADASCGTMTDVPYVNHVPTITGGVGHRQLNHFYDRYFIPNMPDDLEMEMITRTVGLDRIVDEFVIRCTHSVEMYWLLPGVPPTGRRLEFVVVVIVCFEEGKMSEEHIHWDQASVLVQAGLLDPEHLPVVGAEGARKMLDRNAVPSNLLIKRGVEDELL from the coding sequence ATGTATGAATTTGATGTCGAACGATTGACGCCGGAGCAGTGGGCGATGGTGGTGTTGTGGGAGGCGCATCTGGCGGCGGAGTTTGAGACGAAGGATGCTGATGCTTCGTGCGGTACGATGACTGACGTGCCTTATGTGAATCATGTGCCGACGATTACGGGGGGCGTGGGGCATCGGCAGCTGAATCACTTTTATGACCGGTATTTCATCCCGAATATGCCGGACGATCTGGAGATGGAGATGATCACGCGGACGGTAGGGCTGGATCGGATTGTCGATGAATTCGTGATTCGCTGCACGCATTCGGTTGAGATGTACTGGCTGCTGCCGGGGGTGCCTCCGACTGGACGACGGCTGGAGTTTGTCGTGGTCGTGATTGTCTGCTTTGAAGAGGGCAAGATGAGCGAGGAGCACATTCACTGGGACCAGGCATCGGTGCTGGTTCAGGCAGGGTTGCTCGACCCGGAACATCTGCCGGTGGTGGGGGCGGAAGGTGCACGGAAGATGCTGGATCGGAATGCGGTGCCTTCGAATTTGTTGATTAAACGTGGTGTGGAGGATGAGTTGTTGTAG
- a CDS encoding poly(ADP-ribose) glycohydrolase domain-containing protein has translation MRSRSGRANLAKTTLQVMDVGRYVNPQGESVSIAEAMEACNAGSEFYTPGELERLREEVVSDPALMTEPGLNWRMRRRSKERMRWH, from the coding sequence ATGAGGAGTCGATCAGGACGTGCCAATCTGGCGAAGACGACACTGCAGGTGATGGATGTGGGGCGGTATGTGAATCCGCAGGGAGAATCGGTTTCGATTGCTGAGGCAATGGAGGCCTGTAACGCGGGTTCGGAATTTTACACTCCCGGGGAACTGGAGCGGTTGCGGGAAGAGGTCGTGTCGGACCCTGCCCTTATGACGGAACCCGGTTTGAACTGGCGAATGAGACGACGCTCGAAGGAGCGCATGCGCTGGCATTGA
- a CDS encoding TIGR02452 family protein encodes MSENAGRIGVLNFASAKNPGGGFLGGSQAQEESLARSSALYGSLNLFHTEFYETHRNQKDAFYSDRMIYSPGCPVFRDDAGAFLDASYQVDFLTSPAPNAGAIQKHRPLMVAEIPGVLQARMDKVLALFASKGCATLVLGAWGCGVFCNCPQMVAASFAEFLKPGGPYHGRFRQVRFSVLDTANGLPIYGAFAEYFGSAKDLKFQN; translated from the coding sequence TTGAGCGAAAATGCAGGACGGATCGGTGTGTTGAATTTTGCTTCCGCGAAAAATCCGGGCGGTGGCTTTCTGGGAGGCAGCCAGGCGCAGGAGGAGAGCCTGGCGCGGAGTTCGGCGTTGTATGGTTCGCTGAACCTGTTTCATACGGAATTCTATGAGACTCATCGGAACCAGAAAGATGCCTTTTATTCGGACCGGATGATCTATTCGCCCGGGTGTCCCGTGTTTCGGGATGATGCAGGGGCATTTCTGGATGCGAGTTATCAGGTGGACTTTCTGACGAGCCCGGCGCCCAATGCGGGGGCGATTCAGAAGCACCGACCATTGATGGTGGCAGAGATTCCCGGAGTGCTGCAGGCGCGGATGGATAAGGTACTCGCATTGTTTGCCAGCAAGGGCTGTGCTACGCTGGTACTGGGTGCCTGGGGTTGTGGTGTGTTTTGCAACTGTCCCCAGATGGTGGCCGCGAGTTTTGCGGAGTTCCTGAAGCCGGGGGGGCCTTACCACGGACGTTTCCGGCAGGTGCGGTTTTCGGTGCTGGACACGGCGAACGGGCTGCCGATTTATGGTGCTTTTGCAGAGTACTTTGGCTCGGCGAAAGACTTGAAATTTCAAAATTAA
- a CDS encoding cysteine hydrolase family protein codes for MSRALLVIDMQNEYFTGALPITYPAGHLERILEAMDAASEKQVPVIVIQHHMTDPKMPFFQKGTPDWELHPEVAKRPCDLMIEKTLPGSFTGTELDAWLREHNIDTVTIAGYMTHMCCDTTARQAVHRGFTVEFLSDATGTLPLSNSAGEVTAEELHRSILCAQQMMLSEVLDVETWKERLS; via the coding sequence ATGAGTCGGGCATTGCTGGTGATTGATATGCAGAATGAGTATTTTACGGGAGCGCTGCCGATCACGTATCCGGCGGGGCACCTGGAACGGATTCTGGAAGCGATGGACGCTGCGAGTGAGAAGCAGGTGCCTGTGATTGTGATACAGCATCATATGACCGATCCGAAGATGCCGTTCTTTCAGAAGGGGACGCCGGACTGGGAACTGCATCCCGAAGTGGCGAAGCGTCCCTGTGATCTGATGATCGAGAAAACCCTGCCGGGCAGTTTCACAGGGACGGAGCTGGATGCCTGGCTGCGGGAGCACAATATCGATACGGTGACGATTGCCGGCTACATGACTCATATGTGCTGTGACACGACGGCCCGCCAGGCGGTGCATCGTGGGTTTACGGTGGAGTTTCTGAGTGATGCGACGGGGACGCTGCCGCTGTCGAATTCGGCCGGTGAGGTCACGGCGGAAGAGCTGCACAGGTCGATACTGTGTGCGCAGCAGATGATGTTGAGTGAAGTGCTGGATGTGGAAACCTGGAAGGAGCGGTTGTCATAA
- a CDS encoding tetratricopeptide repeat protein, giving the protein MSSGDENQEEREPDLREFRVGVRVDLEEGLQSIGMEVVNGLINLGGRIVALEGGGAIMRKLDPHEEKLEKMTLAGCDMQVIMDVSGIGETPASQEHDRLYRAGLDLINPYMQIVGRETQPADSETAQEELKRGIEMLKWVLEINPGNGSAWWIIGKAEQALDNTEAACDAFRQAYRLKDNNADTAREYMYECLKLGRTAQAIAAARHAKELKPDDMGLVANLALALLIGGELDEAAEEIEVAVAGAPDDPINVNLQQRIAEVRAGTVPPPKNLADMDGT; this is encoded by the coding sequence ATGTCGTCTGGGGATGAGAATCAGGAAGAGAGAGAGCCGGACCTGCGTGAGTTTCGAGTGGGTGTGCGGGTTGATCTGGAGGAGGGCCTGCAGTCAATCGGGATGGAGGTGGTCAACGGTCTGATTAACCTGGGAGGGAGGATTGTCGCCCTGGAGGGGGGCGGAGCGATCATGCGCAAGCTCGATCCCCACGAGGAGAAGCTGGAGAAAATGACCCTGGCGGGTTGCGACATGCAGGTGATTATGGATGTCTCGGGGATTGGGGAGACGCCGGCTTCGCAGGAACACGATCGCCTGTATCGGGCGGGACTGGACCTGATCAATCCCTATATGCAGATCGTGGGACGCGAGACGCAGCCGGCGGATTCGGAAACAGCGCAGGAAGAACTGAAACGGGGCATTGAAATGCTCAAGTGGGTGTTGGAGATCAACCCGGGAAACGGATCTGCGTGGTGGATCATCGGTAAAGCGGAGCAGGCGCTGGATAATACGGAGGCGGCCTGTGATGCGTTCCGGCAGGCGTATCGGCTGAAGGATAACAATGCGGATACGGCTCGGGAATATATGTATGAGTGTCTCAAGCTGGGGCGGACCGCTCAGGCGATTGCAGCGGCCCGGCATGCAAAAGAACTCAAGCCGGACGATATGGGGCTGGTGGCGAACCTGGCGCTGGCACTGCTGATTGGCGGAGAACTCGACGAGGCGGCCGAGGAGATTGAGGTCGCAGTCGCGGGGGCGCCCGATGATCCGATTAATGTGAATCTGCAGCAGCGGATCGCGGAGGTACGGGCGGGGACAGTTCCACCGCCTAAGAACCTGGCCGACATGGATGGCACTTGA
- a CDS encoding ABC transporter permease codes for MTDSPAPVSEVVSESQTRGGLTYSLFQYAGLLGVLALLVLIFSLMSNHFLSRQTLVTVANNIPDLLVISVGMTLVLIIGGIDLSVGSLLALSSAVLGVCMVNWGWPLWAAVPVCLGIGILCGALNGAISVLAGIPSFIVTLGMLEMARGSAYLLTDSQTKYIGSSIEWIGVPVKGLLFSPAFLLALVIVAVGQYLLTRTVFGRYCVAIGTNAEAVRMSGIPTAPCSIAVFTISGLLCGLAGVMQTSRLSTADPNAAVGLELSAIAACVIGGTSLMGGRGSVVNTFFGVLIIAVLQTGLAQIGATDPIKRVITGAVIIVAVLLDAARQRWKRGG; via the coding sequence ATGACAGACTCCCCTGCCCCTGTTTCTGAAGTTGTGTCTGAAAGTCAGACACGCGGCGGACTGACCTACTCCCTGTTTCAATATGCGGGCCTGTTGGGAGTGCTGGCGCTGCTGGTGCTGATCTTCAGCCTGATGAGTAACCATTTTCTGTCACGGCAGACGCTGGTCACGGTGGCGAATAACATTCCGGATCTGCTGGTGATTTCAGTGGGGATGACGCTGGTGCTGATTATTGGCGGCATCGATCTATCGGTGGGGTCGCTGCTGGCGCTCTCGTCGGCGGTACTGGGAGTGTGCATGGTCAACTGGGGCTGGCCTTTGTGGGCGGCGGTGCCGGTCTGCCTGGGGATTGGTATCCTGTGCGGTGCTCTGAATGGCGCGATCAGTGTGCTGGCGGGGATTCCCTCGTTTATTGTCACTCTGGGGATGCTCGAAATGGCGCGGGGAAGCGCGTATCTGCTGACCGACTCGCAGACGAAATACATTGGATCTTCGATTGAATGGATTGGCGTGCCTGTGAAGGGGCTGCTGTTTTCGCCCGCATTTCTGCTTGCACTGGTGATTGTGGCGGTGGGACAGTACCTGCTGACGCGGACGGTGTTCGGCCGCTACTGTGTGGCGATCGGAACGAATGCGGAGGCGGTGCGGATGTCGGGAATTCCGACGGCCCCCTGCTCGATCGCGGTGTTTACGATCAGCGGTCTGTTGTGTGGCCTGGCGGGCGTGATGCAGACGTCGCGGCTGTCGACGGCCGACCCGAACGCGGCGGTAGGACTGGAACTGTCGGCGATCGCAGCCTGTGTGATTGGCGGGACGAGCCTGATGGGCGGTCGGGGTTCGGTGGTGAATACATTCTTTGGTGTGCTCATCATCGCGGTGCTGCAGACGGGGCTGGCCCAGATCGGGGCGACAGATCCGATCAAACGCGTGATTACCGGGGCGGTGATTATCGTTGCGGTGCTGCTGGACGCGGCGCGGCAGCGTTGGAAACGTGGCGGGTGA